The Vitis vinifera cultivar Pinot Noir 40024 chromosome 1, ASM3070453v1 DNA segment CTCACACACTCCACTTgcatcttattattattaatattattattttcattcaccCACTCACACACTCCACTTGCatgtcttttattattattaatattattattttcctcattCCTCTATCTTCCTGTTCCCACACAcatgcaactttttttttttctcaccatTCTTCTATCTTTCAGTGCACACCCgttccttttcattttgatctattcatctaagaaattttgaatttccctattttcatcaatagaaCAACctatatttctaatttcaatattttaacgtaaattttttttaaataaattaaccctagcataaaatcaaaatcttccaaagaatctttttttttttttcatctaaaaacttaagatttcctAATTTTCAAcgataaatcaaaatcttaaattttcaatattttgacattaaaatgaattaaaaaaaaaaaactaaccctaatctagatttaaattttccaaaaaatatctaatgtgtttgaaattaattaatgaatcCAAAATATTAATCTAAGGGTTAacatcttacctatagagatctgttcttcaaaccctaaaATCCGACTCCAACCTTACTTTCTCTGAAATTCTGTGAACAGAaactctatttaaaaaataacatgaagaatagaatttctaatttataattagggtatttattcaaaaaattatatttttacccctctttcattttattaaattattattaatattttcctaaattaccccTTAAAAAAAACTTGGGTGTTACAATCCATACATAATGACAGGGAAAGACAGAAAAATTTTGGATCCTCAGTTAAAAATATTCAAGTGGAAATGAGATGGATAAGAGGTCAACCAAAACAACTAACAAGCCACATTCATTATAAGAATTCCTCAGGCAGATTGTGCAGAGTGCACTTGACCTTGCCATACCCTTGGCTTGCATAGCTAACCCATAGATTCTGTAGCACAGTTCGGTGTGCGGTGTGGTTGGGTTGATACTTGAAATAAAACAGCTTCTAAAGAAAGGTGCTTGTCGTAGCACTATTCTATAAAAGCCAATTACGTAAGATGGCCACAACTCAGAGGCAAATATATACTCAAACAAAACTCTCTACATTGTAAACCCACCAATTTCTCTTAGTCTTTCGTCCAAACTCAAAGCCTGTCTTCATGACATTAGTTTTATCAACATGCACCAACCTTGTTGCATCAACAATGCTGGTCCTGACGGTCCTCAATGTTAAATCTTGAACCACCAGCTTATACCCCTGCAAATCCAAGTGCGAATCTTCTCAGAACTTGGGAGGCCTTTTTGGAAATCAATGTTCTGAAATGACCCTCATCAATGTAGTTAAGAAGCTGCATGTTTTGAGGATGTAAGATGGGCGTCTGATAGAGCCACGTCTTTTTTCCACTTCGCGTCCCCCCACCCCACTATCTATGGTTCAATGACTATATCCAATCCACTGGCATTTCTTCATATACTTCGCTTATAGTGCACAAGGAGACTAGAGTCACTTGTCATCATATCTATATACACATCAAGcaaaaaattgaagatttcaGTACTGAGTCGCAGGGGTCGCGCGCACGCGAACCCCTTCTACCACAAATTATGACGTAGACTCTGCCACTCTGGGCAGATCTTAGACGAGTACCCCTCCCAAGTGCAATGGAGGTCACTAATCTAGGCCATGGCCCTTGATGAGCAGCCATCGACCCCGCCCAGGTAAGTATATTTGAATGTAAAACGTCTCCCTTCATTTATAGTCGGTCCAAGCTTCCGCTATCAGACTCTCAGGCGATGTGGGATCGATTTGAATATGATATCTTAATACGTTTgttcctttatttatttgtatttgttAAATATACTAAAGAACACGTGAAATTGTGATGGGTGAAATTTAAACCTATAGATTAAAATATTCTAGTTAAtcttaataaattcaaaatattcattcaaCCCTACCAATTTGAAGAAGCTATTCAACTCCAGAAAATTAGGCATAAGTTTATATTCTCTAACTTAATCATTCACCTAAACAACTTGTTTGGTAGCAACCCAAGATTTTGCATCTTTAAAAACCAATTCATTTTAACTTTTCATAGAAAATAAGATATGGGGAAATGGTcataattttataaacaaatttcCAAACATATCTATATCACAAAAATAATTTGTCAAATGGGATCAAATGCtctcattctttccattttgccAGACCAAAATATCAAGCCATCAAACATTATCGTCCAAAAGTTAAAGATTAATTTGTAGTATTTTTCAATGATAATGTCTCAAATCTTAAAACCACCTACTTTTTATGACTTAAAAGTCTAGAAACAACAATAGGAACAACCTTGTTGAAAGCTGTACAAAGATGCTGACGTGGTCGCATGGAGGCCAAATTATGATCAGTGAACCTTAATTtgttataaaatgatttttttttttttatgaaatttaaaatttttgtgtatttatttatttggaattAATGTACAACAAACATGTATAATTCACgacttttacttttctttcaatCATTTTCCACCGAGGTCTTGCCATGATAACTTTATATCAAGGATAATTTTTGTGCTAAGAATAGGTtatcttttataaatatattaaatggtAATGACAACATAATTTAAAGagtttttaaatatagaaatgCATGAGTAAAAATATACCTTAATTTCACTTGACTTTTGTGAGGCTTTGATTAAATACACATAACttcattgatttgaaattttgtcaaATGTTTCCCCTATTTTGAGATAAATAGGTGTTGATCGAAAAAGTCCTTGATTTTAGGACATAGAATATATACGAAGAATCTCACAATCATATATGTGCTTGTATATGATATATAAAGGCACTTCTTTTAGTCAATGCCCTTATGCTTTGCAATTTCTATCTAATGTAGACTATCATGGTTGTAAGACAAGGAAAACTCCAATGGGTCCAAATGTAATACTCTCACAAGATGAGGGAGAGTTACTCATTGATCCATCTCGATATAGAAGATTAATTGAAAAACTTTTATACCTCACCATTACCAAGCCAAACTTGTCTTTTTTTGTCAATCATCTCCACCAATTCCTATCTAAGCCGAGAGTATGACATCTATAAGTTGCATATCAGGTTCTTCAATATATCAAGAGCATAGTAGGATAGTGCCTATTCTTCGCCTCATCATCCACTTTTGATTTGAAAAGATTTGTTGATTCCACTTGAGCCTCTTATCTGAATAACAGGAGATCCATTAGtggtttattcattttcattggGAACTCTCTAGTTTCATGGAAATCTAAGAAACAAGACATTGTTCCAAGGTCCTTCATTAAGGCAGATTATAGGTCTATGACCAATGATACATGTGAATTGATGTGGTTGTTTACTCTCTTCAAGGATTTGCCTATTGAGCACCAAAAACCAGCAGTCTTGTTCTATGATAACCAAGTTGCCCTTCATATTGCAACCAATCCCATTTTCCATGAGTACACAAAACATATAAAGATAGATTGCCACCTGGTTCGAGAAAAGGTTCAAAGTGGGATGCTTAAAACTTTATGTCTCCTCCCAACACCAAGTAGCTAATGTTTTGAGTAAACCGTTGTTTCCAGCTTAATTTACGTTTTTACTCAGTAAGATGGGAGCGCAAAATATTCACTCTTCATCTTGAGGAGGAGTACTAGAATAGCAAAGTATTTTTGGAAGGTTTGATTTATTAGAATTCAATTggcatttttttccttttaagctATTAATtgaagtatttttgaaaatacttccCAAATATAGCCTTATTTTTACATCTCATCCATCCATCTAAATCTCAAATCTTAATCCACTTCAACAGTCAAACCTCTCATCTTAATAtgccaaaaaaaacaaatatctttGTGTGGCCcaccatatttttttaatacccaCATGCTTTTGTCCATACCTGTCTTAATTTTCTTATAACATTCATTATTCTTCTTCTCACATATTCCTAAATTAGTAAGAAAATCTGTAGTACATTAATCACAAAGATTTTTATTCAACCACAGattttttcctttgcttttttTTCACACATTTTCAATACTCAAAcgtacacttttttttttcctttttgatttatttcacACTCCTACATAAATATTGTTTTCACCCCACAAATTTTTTCCTTCGCCTTTGTTCAcacacatttttttccttttttgttcacACGTTTTTCATACTCAAACGCACACATTCTATTTCCTTATCGATTTATTTCACACTCCTACATACatattgttttcaattttattttccatctttTGTTCATACAAACTTTTTTTCCACTTGAACAcgctttctttttactttttggttttttccactctttttataactaaaaataattaacctTCATgtagtattttaaattttaatttattatatttccaTTTATACACTTACacttaaaaattaactaaattgataataattttattacttgAGATGCAAGTAAATTTCTACCATTATAAAAAGGAATATGGGGCACAAAGAAATCACACCAGTGTGCCCAAGCTCGGGTTCTCTTCCAATTTTTGCTGGCAATTATGACTTCAATGGCATCATTGCTATCAACATATACGACTTTTGCTGCAGCAGCCATGCTGCTTCGAACTGTTCTTAATGAAGCTCGGAGCCTGATCAACCAGTTCATACCCCAATATGTGCAGGAGAGAATCTGGTCCAAAATTGGAGGGATTTTTGGAAATCGCCACTCTTCTTCTCACATGACTCTTATCATGGATGAATGCGACAATTACATCACTAATCAATTCTACGAGGCTTCTGAAATCTACCTGCGCGCAAAAGTTAGTCCCTCAGTTACGAAGCTCAAGGTTTTTCAAGCTCCGGATGACAAGAACCCGTCAGTCACCATCAAGAATGGCGAAAAGTTTACTGAGGTCTTCCAGGGAATCCAACTCCAGTGGGAAAGCTTTTGTATAGAAAAGAATAGGAATGAATACTACGACAGGGGTGGAGAAATTAAGTCAATTGAGCTGAGTTTCCCTCGGAAAAACATGGACAAGATATTGAGTTCTTACCTGCCGTATGTGTTGGAGAGATCAAAAGCcattagaaaagaaaacaggGTGCTGAAGCTCCATTCGTATAACGGGTCATGGGAATCAACCAACTTGGATCATCCATCGACTTTTGAAACGTTGGCAATGGATTCAAAGCTCAAGGAGGACTTGATAAATGACCTGGACAGATTTGTGAGGAGAAGCCAGTTTTACAGAAGAGTTGGCAAGGCATGGAAACGAGGGTATTTGTTGTATGGCCCTCCGGGTACTGGAAAGTCGAGCTTGATTGCAGCCATGGCAAACTATCTGAAATTTGACATCTATGACTTAGAACTCACAAGTCTGCACAGCAATTATGAACTTAGAAGACTGTTAGTCTCTACCAAGAACCAATCCATACTTGTGATTGAAGATATTGACTGCAGCGTTGCGTTGCAGGACCGACGATCTGGAGGATGCGGCCAAGGCAACAGCCAGGTGCGTCAAGCCCCGAACTCAAATCATTCATCATTTTTCCCtcaatgtttttcttcttccgCTAAATTCTCATTTTCGAAACGATTTTATCTCTTCTTATTGACAGTTGACATTATCTGGGTTCCTTAATTTCATTGATGGGTTGTGGTCAAGCTGCGGTAATGAGAGAATAATCGTGTTCACAACTAATCATAAGGACAAGCTAGACCCCGCATTGTTGAGACCAGGCCGCATGGATGTGCACATCCACATGTCCTTCTGCAATCCTTGTGGATTTAAGACCCTTGCTTCCAACTACCTAGACGTCAGCAATCACAAACTGTTCCCTGAGATCGAAAAGCTGCTAATGGAGGTGGAGGTGACCCCAGCAGAGATTGCAGAAGAGTTCATGAAAAGTGAGGATGCTGATGTTGCCCTTGAAGGACTAGTTGAGTTCCTCAGGAGGGTAAAGATGATACGAAATGGATCAGATGGCAGAGACGGAAAAGAAGTTTATGAACATTGAAAGGAAAGCCCTGAAATTGTTGAGAGTGAGAAAAAAATTAGgccagaaattgttgaaagTGAAAACAAGTCAAAATATTATGAAGTCTGTGTTTTTTTCCggaaaagtactaagaaaagaaaaaaaatattaacaaaaattattttctcatacttcattgtcctatgaaaaataccaaagaaaatcaaatataattcaaatttttccgagaatcaaacataaccttaatgttTTAAAGAGGAAATTggaataaatgaaattttgcAAAAGATAATTAGTCCGGCAATCATGAGTTATCCTTCAAATGAAGATCATAGTGATAGTTACTAGGAATGTTTTGAACCTTCAATGAACCATATAAGTTAGGAAGTGTGCATGTTTTCCTTGATAGACACAGAAACAAACCAATGGAACTTATATCAAAGACCCTAAACCAAAATCAAACAGCATCCAAATTAAAAACAGAAACCAAGCGACATCATTGAAAGACTCATGTAGTCAAAGAATAGTTTTAgctattaaaaatcataatcttGCGTCCACTACCAAAGCCTTTTGTCAAACATGTGAGATTCCAATGGAAGGTAGAAACTAGACATTCGATGTATCATCAAACTTGCAGCATGCTGATAGTGTAATTTCCAAAGCAACAGAACTAGTATCAGCATACACCAGTTTTGCTGCAATAGCATTACTGGTCTGAACTGTGCTCGATGATGAAGTCCACAGAATGACCAACCAGCCCATACCCCAACAACGGCAGGAGAAAATCCTATCAAGAATTGGAAGTCTTCTCAGTTCTTCTGAAATGACTCTAGTTATCGATGAGCGAAACAGGTACCGCATTAATACAATATTTGAGGTTTCTGAAACCTACTTTGCTGGCGAAAATCACCCCATCAGTTAAGAGGCTAAAAGTTTCCCAAGCTCCTAGAGAAAAGAATCTGAGTCACAATTAGCAAAGGTAAAAAAGAGGTTATTGATACCACCTCTATTCTACACAATGCATCCATTGGCTATTTGTATGGTCAAGGTCGAAAACATTGCTGGGGCGTTGATCTACATGGCTGAAATTGAACCCATCAAATTTCTGAGATGTCAACTAAGTTTAATCATTGCACAACCAAATAATGTCATTTTCTGCCCAAGAGTAAGACTATAAGAAAAATGGCCTTCTACCTCCAAATTGACAGATACGGAGAAAAGATGCAAATTAACTATCTCTGATGGAAAAAACTTACAGCAGAGAAGCTGTCAACCAAGAGCCTCCCGCGGGAGCTCCTTCCcctaattttcttctatttaagCTACTTACATAATATATTATAGTCACAATTAAGCAGGAACATACACTCAGCTTTGGCTTCCCCTTCTTTCACATCAATCCCAGATACACTCTCTAGCAAGTATACCTTGAGCAACGTTAGTTTTGTCAACATAAACCAGCTTTGCTGCATCAGCATTACAGGTCCGGACTGTGCTCAATGAAGTCCACAGAATGACCAACCAGCTTATCCCAACAACTGCAGAAGAAAATCCTATTAAGAATCGGAAGCCTTCTTGAGAATGCCTCTTCTGAAATGACTCTAGTCACTGATCAATACAACAGGTACAGCACTAGTGGAACATTGGAGGGTTCTGAAACTTGCAGACGTAAATCACACCATCAGTTAAACAGGCTAAAGGTCAAGAGGTGATTGATGCATTCGCAGGAACTCAACTTAAATGGCGCATAGTTTGTACTGAAAAGCAGTCATGTGAAAGAGAAAAGGGTGAACACAGATCAATTGTGCTGAGTTTTCCTAAGAGAAACATGGACAAGGTACTGAACCCTTGCTTGTCACACATAATGAGAGATCAAAAGccataaaagaagaaaacaaggtGGTGAAGCTCTATTCacttggagacctccatggagAATTCAACATTTGACGGACCATGGGAGTCGACCAATCTTGACCATCCATCAACTCAATGAGGATTTAGAGCTCAAGGAGGACTAACTCAATGACTTGGACAGATTTGTTAAGAGAAAGAAGCTCCACAGAGGAGTGGGGGAGGCATGGAAATGACAGTATTCAGAGCTCAAGTTTGGTTGCTGCAATGGCTAACTACCTAAAATTTTGTATGTATGACCTAGATAGAGCTCACAAGTCTTCAGAGCAATTCAGAGCTTAGAAGGCTATTAGTCTCCACCAGAAAACTCAAGTTTGTTCCTCAGTTCCTCTAATTAAACACTTCCAAAATTCCTCAGTTCCTTTTCCAATACATAAATTGttattgcttcttttttttttattcacagTTGACCAACATGTGGATGTGCATCAACCATAGCCTGTTCACTGAAATATAAAAGCTCATAATATTGCAGAGGAGCTCATGAAAAGCAAAGATGCCAATATCTCACTTTAAGGATTCAAAAAAAGCATAAAGATGGCAAGAAATGAATGATTCTTTAAGAATCAGCATCATTCTGATTGTAGACACTGTTAAACTACCCTACACAGATTATAGGTTCCAGATCATCAAATTAGTATATGCAATTCCAAATCCTGACAATGCTTATTAGGTTTTGCTTCTTTACCAATCACAATGTAGTATGACTAATCTACCATGAAGAATCAGTTCATTTACACATATATATCAATCAGATGTCAAACTGTTCACTAATATTGAATTAAATCACTCTACTGAAATAAAAAACTACAGTATAGTAAATTATTACTTCCATGAAATTTTAACAAGCCAAGGCAAGTAAAATAGGCAGAACGTATATTGTATAAAAAATCAAACGCCACCCCAGAAAAACCATTAAGAATGTTGATTTAAGAATTTTGTCAAAACGCATGCATACTTCAACAAAAACCATACCATATTGAAGATAATTAGATttataaacatttaaaaactGAATTGGGTAGGGGCCGCGCGAACGCGAACCCCCACTACCACAAATTATGACGTAGACTCTGCCACTTGGGCAGATCTTAGGCGAGTGCCCCTCCAAAGTGCAATGGAGGTCACTAACCTAGGCCATGGCTCTTCTTGATCAGCCATTGACCCCGTCCAGGTAAGTATGTTTGAAGTGAAAGGTCTGTCTTTATTTATATTCCAACCTCAGTTTGATACTCTTAACTCAGTTCCAATGTGGGATTGATGGTTTCTACTCTCTTCTACTCAGAGTAGGCAAAAACCAATCTTCAGTCCATTTGATGGCTTCAAATCTCATCATGTTTTACGGTGTTAGACTAAGCCTTGAGGAATGGATAGTGTGCACAACATACTAAGAATGTGTAACGTATCAACCAGTTATTGTAGATGATCTGAATTCCATCCTCAAATGGTTGTTGGCAGTTGATTTGGAGTTTTCTTAGTGGCAATCCCAGGTTAGAAAAGCTGGGTCCGAACAATCTAGGCATTCCATTGGTAGGTGTTAATTAGAGATTAGTTGTGTTGCAAATTTGCAGCACACTGATGCACTGAGAGAGAAAATTCATCGTGTAATCTCTAAATATTCCTAGACCCAAATGCAATTTGTAAAAGCAGAGTCACAAAATGGAATCTATCATCTTTCGGATATGCTACTATTGGAACAAGTTACATTACCAGCTCATAACTGAATGATTTTTTCTACCCAAGAGTAAGAGTATTATGAGGATACCCTTCTACCTCCAAAGCAATAAACATGGGTCAAATATGGAAGTTAACCATCTTTGATGGAAAAAACATTACAGAGGACAAGCTCTCAACCAAGACAGTTGAGTCATATTATTTAAGGAAATTGTTCAAGAATATTGTGCCTTAGGTGCCTGACCTTGTCGCTTCGTTTCCCAGCAAGCCACTGGGAATTCTATAATTAAATGACTCCCTTGTCCATGGTGTATTGTCTGTGTACTTGACTTGGATAAGTAGTTGAGTTGGGTTGCCCATATAATCAAACAGCTTCCAATAGAAGCATCCTCCCCAACTGTTGTTCTATATAAGCCATTTACAAAATATGGCCACAAATCAAGCAAGTAAATATACTTGAACAAAGTGATATACATTACATAATTTCCTTTCCAATACATTCTCTGGCAAGTATGCCTTCCACAACATCAGTTCTCTCAACTTACACCTTTGCTGGATAAGCAGTGCTGGTTTGAAGCATGCTCAAAGAAGTTCAGAGCATAACCAACCAGCTCATACCTCGTCCAACTCCAGGAGAGATCCTTTCAACAATAGGGAGCCTTCTTAGGAACCACTCTTCTGAAATGACTCGTCATTGATGAATACAATGGCTACAACATCAATCAAATCATCAAGGCTTCTGAAATTTTCTTGAAGACAAATATCACCCCATCAGTTAAAAGGCTTAAGGCATTTCAAGGTCCCCGAGAAAAGAATCTCTACGTCACTATTAACAAAGGAGGACTTACTAAATGATTTGAACAGATTTGATAAGAGTAGAAAGTTCCATGAAGGAGTTGGAAAGGTATAGAAATGGGGCTATTTGTTGTATGGCTAACTACCTAAAAATTTCATATCTACGGCCTTGAGCTCACAAGCCTCTGGAGCAACTCAGAGCTTAGAAGGCTATTATTCTCTACCAAGAACAAATCAATACTTGTGATGGAAGATATTGATTGCAGCATTGAGTTCCAGGATCAACAAGCAGGAGCATGACCAAGGTGAAAACCAGGTGAGTTCCTAATCCATTTAATTAGAGATAAGCTTATTTCACCAATGCTTTTCTTATACCTCCTATTTATCACCTGGGAAAGAAGATCCAACCATCCCTATATACCAAGAAAATAGTACTTTAGACCATACATGTAAACAGTTCCTTTCTTCCCTTCACAaagtgttttcttttcttaattagCAGTCAACTTTATTTGGGTTGCTTAACTTCATTGATGGGCCGTGGTTGAGCTTTGGTGATGAAAGGATAATTGTGTTTACAACTAATCACCAAGACAGGATAGACCCCGCATTATTGAGATTAGGGCACATGGGTATGCACATCCACATGCCCTACAGCACTCCTTGTGGGTTTAAGATCCTTGCTTCCAACTATCCTGGCACAAGCAATCATAGCCTGTTCCCTGAGATAGAAAAGCTAATAATGGAGGTGGATGTGACTCCAGCAGAGATTGCAGAAGAGCTCATGAAAAGTGAAGAAGCCAATATCGCAGTTGAAGGACTCATTGTGTTCCTCAAAAGGGTAAAAGATGGCAAGAAATGAATCAAATGGTAGAAGACAGGGAAGAGAAATCAAAGCAATTGCTGAAATCCAAGAAATTGCTGAAAGTGGGAACCaagttaaaacaaataataaggAGAAAGCAAGGGATGAAGAAGACCTATGACAAAGTTCAAATGCTTGGTGACAGTCATGAAAACTTTGATCTGTGGTATccgataataataaatatgaaacgCCTTAATCACCATTTAAGTTATGTAAACTATTAAGTCAATAATCAAGCTTTTAGCAGCTGGGAGTTTCCCTCACCAATCAAAATGACCCCACCCCATATCATACACAAAAACCGGTGGAGCATTTCTTCAAATACGTAGAGAACACAATTTCCAAAAGCAACATCCaatcaaacaaatgaaataacTTGCATGAAAAGTGaattgtataaatatttaaGAACTGAGTTGGGGCAGAGGTCGCGCGAACGCGAACCCCCTCTACCACAAATTATGACGTAGATTCCGCCACTTGGGCAGATCTTAGGGCAGTGCCCCTCCCAAGTGCAATGGAGGTCACTGTCCTAGGCCATGGCTCTTCTCGATCGGCCATCGACCCCGCCCAGGTAAGTATGTTTAAAGGTGAACcgtctcttttcttttataccaATCCTTCACCTAATCACTCTTACCCATAGCCAATGTGGGATAAGTGCATGCCAACACTTGTGTGCCATCTTAAGTGCAACTCGACTAATCCTGTGGGCaagaaaatatcattaaattttaaGTGGGCCTCTTCAAAGGcagcatatatatttttttatattactcttAAATATATACTctacatttttaaatatgatctatgcaaattaaaaaaaaaaaaaactctactTTCAACCTAACATGCTGTGaagatcaaaattttaaaatatcaaaattgttttattattaaaaaaatatagttgtaGAACTTAAAATTCATAACTAAGGAAATTCCAAAGAAAATGAACCTGAATACTATATTGGGGAAAGACATAAACGCCATTGAAATTTAAGTGACTAGAAAAATAACTACTTATATATAAAGTACATGCTAATATGAGTCAATCAAAACAAGCAAGGGTTTCGATTACCACCCTGCAACCCAACATGGAGAACCCCTTGACTTGGCTTTTCTAGCCTCTCCTTATTTACTTAGCTCTTGTTTTTGTGACACTTCctctaggattttttttttaaagtactaAAATAATAGATTTTTCATTTGTCAATGACTCAATGCATTGGATCTACATGATTTTGGTCAATAAGGTGTTTCTTGGCCAGAGAAAAATGCTATGTAAGCTACTTACATAGTATATTATGGCCACAACTAAGCAGGAACATACACTCAGCTTCCTTCCCCTTCTTTCACATCCAATTCCAGATACACTTTCTCTAGCAAGTATACCTTCAGCAACATCAGTTTTGTCAACATACACCAGCTTTGCTGCATCAGCATTGCTGATCTGGACTGTGCTCAATGAAGTCCAGAGAATGACCAACCAGCTCATATCCCAACAAGTGCAGGAGAAAATCCTATCAAGAATCGGAAGCCTTGTTGAGAATGCCTCTTCTGAAATGCTTCTAGAGTCGAGTCACTGACAAACACAACAGGCACAGCACTAGTTGAATATTGGA contains these protein-coding regions:
- the LOC100259595 gene encoding AAA-ATPase At3g50940, with protein sequence MTSMASLLSTYTTFAAAAMLLRTVLNEARSLINQFIPQYVQERIWSKIGGIFGNRHSSSHMTLIMDECDNYITNQFYEASEIYLRAKVSPSVTKLKVFQAPDDKNPSVTIKNGEKFTEVFQGIQLQWESFCIEKNRNEYYDRGGEIKSIELSFPRKNMDKILSSYLPYVLERSKAIRKENRVLKLHSYNGSWESTNLDHPSTFETLAMDSKLKEDLINDLDRFVRRSQFYRRVGKAWKRGYLLYGPPGTGKSSLIAAMANYLKFDIYDLELTSLHSNYELRRLLVSTKNQSILVIEDIDCSVALQDRRSGGCGQGNSQLTLSGFLNFIDGLWSSCGNERIIVFTTNHKDKLDPALLRPGRMDVHIHMSFCNPCGFKTLASNYLDVSNHKLFPEIEKLLMEVEVTPAEIAEEFMKSEDADVALEGLVEFLRRVKMIRNGSDGRDGKEVYEH